From Deinococcus aerolatus, one genomic window encodes:
- a CDS encoding helix-turn-helix domain-containing protein, whose protein sequence is MLNPPAPNTIPPLPTYYTVDEAAEHLKVHKTMLYREIRAGRLIALQIGTKILRIAHQDLMAYIGAQTLTGPSEQSYDAAF, encoded by the coding sequence ATGTTGAACCCGCCCGCCCCGAACACCATCCCCCCGCTCCCGACCTATTACACGGTCGACGAGGCCGCAGAACACCTCAAGGTCCACAAGACCATGTTGTACCGCGAGATCCGCGCCGGCCGCCTGATCGCCTTGCAGATCGGCACCAAGATCTTGCGCATTGCGCACCAAGACCTGATGGCCTACATCGGAGCCCAGACCCTGACGGGCCCCTCGGAGCAGTCCTATGACGCTGCGTTCTAA
- a CDS encoding HsdM family class I SAM-dependent methyltransferase has translation MNKPTTVNFFRAIEEFRNEARTMDAVPLVSALILLHAVDRFPEHFAALGLSLPQSASHELQQSLQLAPGRVEKLLHEVLMDRVDSRVEVDTGLGLKDVVVARASRAVAQEIWQATSGLAAEAGIKVLGTAFSQMLDYIVRQFPKSSGFMQTPETVAQLMAELVDAGPGMSVLDVTSGFSRTLVEVARLQRRRGEDPNSLRYVGQERDPLAALLGAVQLVLNGVTQFTLHVDDVLTDPRTGQGEFDRVIADPPLGLTLPHLVGRLEGDPRFVFGKKGLPRAADWLFLQHGLTALKPGGRAVFITAHGPMFRGGMEASVRQDLLAAGWLHTVMALPSSLYPNTGIPMVLTVFDRPAPGQTGFPDVLMIDASPMGTRQGRSQILDEATRSHLLTLVRQRSEDPERSALVPHARIHDNDDAWQPNQYLSQDSEDSARSLVQIRAELSGQLVTLRSAEQQLEDALSALTPPQR, from the coding sequence ATGAATAAGCCAACCACTGTCAATTTTTTCAGAGCCATCGAAGAGTTTCGCAACGAGGCGCGGACCATGGACGCTGTCCCCCTCGTCAGTGCCCTGATACTGCTGCACGCCGTGGACCGCTTTCCTGAGCATTTTGCCGCCCTCGGCCTGAGCTTGCCGCAGAGCGCGTCCCATGAACTCCAGCAAAGTCTGCAACTCGCTCCCGGGCGGGTGGAAAAGTTGCTGCACGAGGTGCTGATGGACCGCGTGGACAGCCGTGTCGAGGTCGACACGGGGCTGGGGCTGAAGGACGTGGTGGTCGCTCGGGCCTCACGGGCCGTTGCCCAGGAGATCTGGCAGGCCACCTCCGGCCTGGCCGCAGAGGCTGGAATCAAGGTCCTGGGAACGGCCTTCTCGCAGATGCTCGACTACATCGTGCGGCAGTTCCCTAAATCCAGCGGCTTCATGCAGACGCCCGAGACGGTCGCGCAGCTGATGGCCGAACTCGTTGACGCTGGCCCAGGAATGAGCGTGCTGGACGTCACATCCGGCTTTTCCCGGACTCTGGTGGAGGTAGCACGCCTGCAACGCCGGCGCGGCGAGGACCCGAACAGCCTGAGGTACGTTGGCCAGGAACGTGACCCTCTGGCGGCCCTGCTGGGGGCCGTCCAGCTGGTGCTAAATGGCGTGACGCAATTCACCCTGCACGTCGACGATGTCCTCACTGATCCCAGGACGGGCCAGGGTGAATTTGACCGCGTGATCGCCGACCCACCACTGGGCCTTACCCTGCCCCATCTCGTCGGCCGCCTGGAAGGCGACCCCCGCTTCGTGTTTGGCAAGAAGGGGCTGCCCAGGGCCGCCGATTGGCTGTTCTTGCAGCACGGGCTCACCGCCCTCAAGCCTGGAGGGCGCGCCGTCTTCATCACGGCCCACGGCCCCATGTTCCGCGGCGGGATGGAAGCGTCGGTTCGGCAGGACCTGCTGGCCGCCGGCTGGCTGCACACCGTCATGGCGCTGCCCAGCAGCCTGTATCCGAACACGGGGATTCCGATGGTCCTCACCGTGTTCGACCGGCCGGCGCCCGGTCAGACCGGCTTCCCAGATGTGCTGATGATCGACGCGAGCCCGATGGGCACGCGCCAGGGCCGGTCCCAGATCCTGGACGAGGCTACCCGCTCGCACCTGCTGACCCTCGTGCGTCAGCGCTCGGAGGACCCTGAGCGCTCGGCGCTGGTTCCCCACGCCCGAATTCACGACAACGATGACGCCTGGCAGCCCAACCAGTACCTCAGCCAAGACAGTGAAGACAGCGCCCGGAGCCTGGTCCAGATCCGAGCAGAGCTGAGCGGGCAGCTGGTGACGCTGCGCAGCGCCGAGCAGCAACTGGAAGATGCGCTCAGCGCCCTGACACCTCCCCAGCGGTAA
- a CDS encoding helix-turn-helix domain-containing protein → MARYIAGRIDWDRFRTDLRRYQRQQDLNNAQLARQLHVSAAALTRYHTGERLPSSEVFAFSLLLMGRELRDYVVGWPGATA, encoded by the coding sequence ATGGCACGCTATATTGCAGGCCGCATCGACTGGGACCGCTTCCGGACTGACCTGCGCCGGTACCAGCGCCAGCAGGATCTGAACAACGCACAACTCGCCCGCCAGCTGCACGTCAGTGCTGCGGCGCTGACCCGGTACCACACCGGCGAGCGCCTTCCCTCCAGCGAGGTGTTCGCGTTCAGCCTGCTGTTGATGGGCCGCGAACTGCGCGATTACGTGGTCGGCTGGCCTGGAGCCACGGCCTGA
- a CDS encoding bifunctional DNA primase/polymerase produces MANNGASLIPVGIDKKPIDGLKWKKFQETPASPEQLSHWAENPRTTGFAIVTGRVSQGAEGLDIDQPGFLEALMAAEPKLVAKLAHQRTGGGGDHLLYRREIPAGNLKLAWAPDPTHEEGRAIAIETRGEGGYLVIAHSLHSSGRHYELLTGSWTDLPLLSDDEVKRLHQAARRLCLAPLTRNQVQRFNQTKARRQGDDASVIDAYLERTPLKAALEAAGYMPTSYGRYTRPGGASGSVVLLDGPDGRELSFHHSSNDPLADGRPHDAFDVFATYSHGGDVRAAVRAAAAQLGLTEPSVEGPASSAQEHGHIPQVYAKLDGYYIDRPRRERGQVVGHTPERVTNFIWEPQQWLVRSDGTRDERGTLTVDGSGKHTVQISSQVWSNRKDLMLAIGGYQALCFTTNNTDLARIAQANLVKYHDLPTARGVRSYGLHQEGDEWLELYENGAVSRHDPARLFYSGTPVDPGSRSFRAPEAGTPDQVSQARQAIKQLLHLVTPATALALLGYGVAAAFAPRITPHLGHRLPFVFLAGERESGKTSAAQIVLELVNGNSTRITKATGMSLYQYDVAHSGANNLLTILDEYRPGEIDDGQLRRHHDLGVKWRGSGVASKDHAYELNAPTIIAGEGFTDDAATKSRGVLYFTRKDDRGSLDTYAEVSRLPLWAYAHHLHTLARTTGEEEHLARLESATRLTQAATRTVANPRLQYALTFLAYGLLVLQQDVSPDAFSHDQITQCLREGASNMLAGGTEGVTNLEQFLEQLAFALSRVNDRQMYVVPAMTPEHLILRPRPCLDLVQQQFRERAAIANVALLRQYAERAPFFEAGDTHRQVGGLKNVRGYRLVLGAIPERCEADLLREFDAQLRHTYTP; encoded by the coding sequence ATGGCGAACAACGGGGCCAGCCTCATTCCGGTGGGCATCGATAAGAAGCCCATTGACGGCCTGAAGTGGAAAAAATTCCAGGAGACCCCCGCCTCGCCTGAACAGCTCTCCCATTGGGCTGAAAATCCCCGCACGACCGGATTCGCCATCGTGACTGGCCGCGTGAGCCAGGGCGCCGAGGGGCTGGACATCGACCAACCCGGTTTCCTTGAAGCGCTGATGGCGGCTGAACCGAAGCTGGTGGCCAAGCTCGCCCATCAGCGCACCGGCGGGGGCGGAGACCATCTTCTCTACCGCCGCGAAATCCCGGCCGGCAACCTCAAGCTGGCCTGGGCACCTGACCCGACGCACGAAGAAGGCCGCGCCATCGCCATCGAGACGCGCGGCGAGGGTGGGTACCTGGTGATTGCCCACAGCCTGCACAGCAGTGGCCGCCACTATGAACTTCTGACGGGCAGCTGGACTGATCTCCCGCTGCTCAGCGACGATGAGGTCAAGCGGCTTCACCAGGCAGCCCGCCGCCTGTGCCTGGCCCCCCTCACCCGGAACCAGGTTCAGCGCTTCAACCAGACCAAGGCGCGCCGCCAAGGCGACGATGCCAGCGTCATCGACGCGTATCTCGAACGAACTCCCCTCAAAGCCGCGCTGGAAGCCGCCGGCTACATGCCCACAAGCTACGGGCGGTATACCCGGCCTGGTGGAGCCTCGGGGAGCGTGGTGCTTCTGGACGGCCCTGACGGTCGCGAGCTGAGCTTTCACCACAGCAGCAACGACCCCCTCGCGGATGGCCGGCCGCACGACGCATTCGACGTGTTCGCCACGTACTCACATGGCGGTGATGTACGTGCCGCCGTCCGCGCGGCTGCCGCACAACTGGGCCTGACGGAACCCAGCGTTGAGGGCCCAGCCTCTTCTGCCCAGGAACACGGTCACATCCCCCAGGTGTACGCGAAATTGGACGGGTATTACATCGACCGCCCCCGCCGTGAACGCGGTCAGGTGGTCGGCCACACCCCGGAGCGAGTGACCAATTTCATCTGGGAACCGCAGCAGTGGCTCGTGCGGTCCGATGGCACCCGCGATGAACGGGGCACCTTGACCGTTGACGGCTCGGGGAAGCACACAGTGCAGATCAGCTCGCAGGTCTGGAGCAACCGCAAGGATTTAATGCTCGCGATCGGTGGCTACCAGGCACTGTGCTTCACGACCAACAACACGGACCTCGCGCGCATCGCGCAGGCCAACCTGGTGAAGTATCACGACCTCCCCACGGCGCGGGGCGTGCGCAGTTACGGGCTCCATCAGGAAGGTGACGAATGGCTGGAGCTGTACGAGAACGGCGCGGTCAGCCGCCACGATCCCGCCCGGCTGTTCTACTCAGGCACCCCGGTCGATCCTGGCAGCCGATCCTTCCGGGCGCCTGAGGCAGGCACGCCAGATCAGGTGTCACAGGCGCGCCAGGCCATCAAGCAGCTGCTGCACCTCGTAACGCCAGCGACCGCTCTCGCCCTGCTGGGCTACGGCGTGGCGGCCGCATTTGCCCCGCGCATCACTCCCCATCTCGGTCACCGCCTGCCGTTCGTCTTCCTGGCCGGTGAGCGCGAATCCGGCAAGACCAGTGCGGCGCAGATCGTGCTGGAATTGGTCAACGGCAACAGCACCCGCATCACGAAGGCCACCGGAATGAGCCTCTACCAGTACGACGTGGCCCACAGCGGCGCCAACAACCTGCTGACCATCCTCGACGAGTACCGCCCCGGAGAGATTGACGACGGGCAGCTGCGCCGGCACCACGACCTTGGCGTGAAATGGCGCGGCTCGGGGGTCGCCAGCAAAGACCACGCCTACGAACTCAACGCCCCCACCATCATCGCCGGTGAGGGCTTTACCGACGACGCCGCCACCAAATCCCGCGGCGTGCTGTACTTCACCCGCAAGGACGACCGCGGCAGCCTGGACACCTACGCGGAGGTCTCGAGACTCCCGCTGTGGGCCTACGCCCATCACCTGCACACCCTGGCACGCACCACTGGCGAAGAGGAACACCTCGCCCGGCTGGAGTCGGCAACGCGCCTGACGCAGGCGGCAACCCGCACGGTGGCCAACCCACGCCTCCAGTACGCCCTGACCTTCCTGGCCTACGGCCTGTTGGTGCTGCAGCAGGACGTGAGCCCTGACGCCTTCAGCCATGACCAGATCACGCAATGCCTGCGGGAAGGCGCCAGCAACATGCTGGCCGGCGGCACCGAGGGCGTCACCAACCTGGAGCAGTTCCTCGAACAGCTGGCCTTCGCCCTCAGCCGGGTGAATGACCGGCAGATGTACGTCGTCCCCGCGATGACCCCGGAACACCTGATCCTGCGGCCCAGACCGTGTCTGGATCTCGTTCAGCAGCAGTTCCGCGAGCGCGCGGCGATCGCCAACGTCGCGCTGCTGCGGCAGTACGCGGAGCGGGCACCATTCTTCGAAGCCGGCGACACCCACAGGCAGGTGGGCGGCCTCAAGAATGTGCGCGGGTATCGGCTCGTGCTCGGCGCCATCCCCGAGCGCTGCGAGGCCGATCTCCTGCGCGAGTTCGACGCCCAGCTGCGGCACACTTACACGCCGTAA
- a CDS encoding restriction endonuclease subunit S, translated as MSQRTLTLGDLGELKQGPTLSRFLEPAGSEYRILQISNLRDLTVQPHEDDRKEFLDGPRAAEHAVQAGQILISLRGSALKAAVVEQDLPDTVVSNSLTTLVPRPDLADPYFLAALLNSAHMQQRVTPLFTGITVQGIPLAKFRKLAIHLPVLSEQQKLARVLRALAEYRRAVQGVLTLREEEIEAHLQPFVVQENV; from the coding sequence ATGAGCCAACGAACATTGACGCTGGGCGATCTTGGAGAACTGAAGCAGGGACCAACCCTGAGCCGCTTCCTCGAACCTGCCGGCAGCGAGTACCGCATTCTCCAGATCAGCAACCTGAGGGATCTCACCGTCCAGCCCCACGAAGACGACCGAAAAGAATTCCTCGACGGGCCGCGGGCCGCTGAGCATGCGGTCCAGGCCGGGCAGATTCTTATCTCCCTGCGCGGTTCAGCCCTGAAGGCTGCCGTGGTCGAGCAGGACCTGCCCGATACGGTCGTCAGCAACAGCCTGACCACGCTCGTTCCCAGGCCCGACCTGGCCGATCCGTATTTCCTCGCCGCCTTGCTGAACTCCGCCCACATGCAGCAGCGGGTGACCCCCCTGTTCACGGGCATCACCGTTCAGGGCATTCCCCTGGCCAAATTTCGCAAGCTGGCCATCCACCTGCCGGTCCTGTCCGAACAGCAGAAGCTGGCCCGTGTCCTCCGTGCGCTCGCCGAATACCGCCGAGCCGTCCAGGGCGTGCTGACACTGCGCGAGGAAGAGATTGAAGCCCACCTGCAACCGTTCGTCGTCCAGGAGAACGTCTGA